The genome window GGCCCCTGGACGACGCAGGCGAGCCGGTGGATCCGACGCCGGGCGTGGTGGCCGCGCTGGAAGACGGGGATCGCGCGCGGGCCTTGCAGGAAGCGCTGAGTGCCCTGCCGGACCGACAGCGTCAGGCGGTGGTGATGCGCCATCTCGACGGGTGTTCAAACCCCGAGATTGCGCAGGCAATGGACATGAGCGTCGAGGCGGTGGAATGTCTGACCGCCCGTGGCAAACGCGCGCTGGCGGCCCTGTTGGCCGGGCGGCGCGCAGAACTGGGGTTTGAAGGATGAGCACAAAGAACACGCACAACAATCCGGGCGCGCCAGATGCGGCATCCGATACCGCGCCCGATTCAGCGCTTGACGCATTCTTTGATGCGGCCCGCGCAACCGCACCGCAGCCCGGCGCGGCATTGCAGGCACGGGTGCTGGCAGACGCGGCAGAGGTGACCGATCAGCGGGCGCTGTATGCCGGAACCAAGCGCCAGACAGACGCGGCCAGACCGGGCATTCTGGCCATGGCGCTGGCGGCGGTTGGCGGCTGGCCCGCGGCGACGGCGCTCGCCTCGGTCGCGGCACTTGGGGTCTGGATCGGTGCGGCGCTGCCCGACACGGTCGGCACATTGGCATACGGCTGGGCGGATTCGGCGACCGAATATGATTATGTCGAGTTGCTGCCGGGCCTCGATCTGCTGGAAACGGAAGGCTAGGGCGATGACGGATACGGGCAACGGCAAAAGGCGTCGCTGGACGGGGATGCGAGTGATGCTGGCGGTGTCGCTGGCACTGAACCTGCTGGTGGTCGGGGCGGTGGCCGGGGCGCTCTGGTCCGGCGGCGGGCCAGGGCGGATCGGTGGCATCGACCCCGATGGTCGCCGTGGTCCCTTGCGCGAGATTGGCAATGCCCCCTTCGTGCGCGCATTGGAACCTGCCGACAGGCGGGCGCTGCTGACTGCGCTTCGGGACGAGGGGGCCACGTTGCGCCAAAACCGCGCCGCCCTGCGCCGCAGCTTTCAGGCGTTGGTGGCCGCCCTGCGCGCCGATCCCTTCGACCCGGACGCATTGCAGCGCCTGTTCGACAATCAGCGCGACGCCGCCCAGATCCAGCAACGCACGGGCGAGCGGCTGATCCTTGAACGGCTGAGCGCGATGACCCAAGATCAGCGCGCCGCCTATGCCGACCGCCTTGACGCGGCCCTGAAACGCGGGCCGGGATCACGCCGGGGCGAGGGCCGCTAGGCCCGTTTCACCAGGGGTCCGGTTCACGAGGGGCAGAAATCAGGCCGTCTGGCCCTTGCCGCGAAACTGCATGTTGTACAGATCGGCATAGCGCCCGCCCTTTGCCAAAAGCTCGGTATGGGGGCCTTCCTCGATCACTTGTCCGCCGTCCAGAACCACGATCTTGTCGGCGTTCTGCACGGTGGACAGGCGATGTGCGATGGTCAGGGTCGTGCGCCCCTCGGCCAGGCGATCCAGCGCTTCCTGCACCAGTTTTTCGCTTTCGGTATCC of Paracoccaceae bacterium contains these proteins:
- a CDS encoding periplasmic heavy metal sensor; its protein translation is MPEPSARQTRPDRAFWPWRWRRLAAGPRRRRSPRSRHLGSGSVRRCPTRSAHWHTAGRIRRPNMIMSSCCRASICWKRKARAMTDTGNGKRRRWTGMRVMLAVSLALNLLVVGAVAGALWSGGGPGRIGGIDPDGRRGPLREIGNAPFVRALEPADRRALLTALRDEGATLRQNRAALRRSFQALVAALRADPFDPDALQRLFDNQRDAAQIQQRTGERLILERLSAMTQDQRAAYADRLDAALKRGPGSRRGEGR